CGTAGTAGCCTCTGGCGTCGCGGTATAGCCCGCGGTAGATGTAGGCGCTGGTGTCGTTTGCATCCATAAGGAGCGCAGAGTTGAAGTTATCGACGGCCACATCGTGCTGGCCTTTGTCCCAGTAGGCTAGCCCGAGGTTGTGGAAGTGGGCGGCATCCGAACCACTCAGCACCAGCGCCTGTATGTAGTCCTGGATGGCCAGGTCGTAATCGCCTATCACTCTGTAGAGGTACCCGCGATTGTCGTAGGCGAGGGCGAAGTTCGAATCCAGCTTGAGCGCTTGGGTGTAGTCCTGGATGGCTAGGTCGTAGTCGCCTTTGTCGTCGTAGGCGATCCCGCGGTTGTAGTAGGCGAGGGCATAGTTCGGACTCAGCTTGATCGCCTGATCAAAGTCCTCGATGGCTTGGTCGCAGTTGCCTTTCTTTATGTAGGCGTTCCCGCGGTTGTTGTAGGCTATGCAGTCGTTGGGGTCGAGCCCTATTACCTCGGTGTACTGCTGAATCGCCTCATCGTCGTCGTACCTGTCAAAGAGGAAATTGCCCTGC
This bacterium DNA region includes the following protein-coding sequences:
- a CDS encoding tetratricopeptide repeat protein yields the protein MRITRPCSGLILGIMILAGVPGAIRAQQSGDHVEQGNFLFDRYDDDEAIQQYTEVIGLDPNDCIAYNNRGNAYIKKGNCDQAIEDFDQAIKLSPNYALAYYNRGIAYDDKGDYDLAIQDYTQALKLDSNFALAYDNRGYLYRVIGDYDLAIQDYIQALVLSGSDAAHFHNLGLAYWDKGQHDVAVDNFNSALLMDANDTSAYIYRGLYRDARGYYDLAIQDYTQALKLDSNYALAYNNRGIAYRHKGQYDLAIQDCTQALKLNPNFGGAYYNRGIAYDGKGDYNAAIQDCSQALKLDSSYRAPLY